The window ACAAATGTAGTCACACTGGGAAGAAACTGTTCATCTGCTCAGACTGTGGGATGGGATTCGCTCAGTCAGCCCACCTCCTGCGACaccagtgggttcacactgaAGAAAGACCGTTAAcgtgctctgagtgtgggaagggatgcACGCACTCGTCCAGTCTGTTgagacaccagcgagttcacaccgAAGAGAGACCTTTTAAATGTCCAGACTGTGAGAAATGCTATAAAAGTACCAGCAGTCTAATGTCCCACCTCCGTGTTCACACTAACGAGAGACCTTTTAAATGTCCAGACTGTGAAAAATGCTATAAAAGTTCGGGAGAGTTGATGTCCcatcaacgtgttcacactgaggagaggccGTATAAATGCCCAAACTGTGGAAAATGCTATAAAAGTTCAGGAGAATTGATGTCCCATCTGCGTGTCCACACTGATGagagaccatttaaatgctcagACTGTGGGATGTGTTTTAAACGTTCCAGTAATCTCACATCCCACAGCCATGTTCACACTGACAAGAGACCATTCAGATGCTCTCACTGTGGGACTACGTTCAGGCAATCATCTCAACTCACTAAACACCAgcgagtccacactggggagagacccttTACCTGCAAtgagtgtgggaaaggattcactcagtcatcccaccTTCTCACGCACCAGCTCGTTCACACTGATAAAAGACCTTTTAAATGTTCAGACTGTGGGAAATGCTTTAAAAGTTCCAGGGAACTAATCCACCACTACCATGTTCACACTGAGGAGAGAGCATTTGCATGTCCAGACTGTGGAAAGTGCTTTAAAAGTTCAGGGGAACTAATGCGGcatcaacgtgttcacactgaggagagaccATTCAGATGTCCTCACTGCGGGGCTGGTTTTAAGCGATCATCTGACCTCATTGTACACCAGCgaattcacactggggagaggccattctcctgcatggagtgtgggaagggattcactcattcatccaacctgctgagacaccagcgtgTTCACAAGTGACTATGTGTTGAATTTTGCTGTTAACGACATAATGGAAACAATCTTGTTCGTTGTGTTTGTCGATGTTGATAACATTCAGTCTGGGTTTACATGTATAGCCTGAGTAAACATCAAATAAATCAGCTCTGTGTTAGTTTGTTAAATATTCGCAGTAGTTCATTCTGAAgggctctccctctccccatcaccTCCATCTTCACCTCCAACAAGTGGGAGGAACTCATGGAACTTCTTTGTCATGACATTGCGACAATCCAATCTTCCATTTCTGTTGATTAGGTATATTTATTTAGTGTCatgtgtattttgttacaaaTACTGCTCCACTCACTGGCACCATCTTCGAGTCCTGGAGATATCCAGCATAGAAACTGACTAGTGGtacaatttgtccatgccgacttgATATTTTACATTAATCtcgttccatttgccaacatttagccCAAATTCcaataaacctttcctattcgtgtatccATCCACATGGCTGTTAaatgttaaaaaccacacaacacacGGTTATAGTatgacagatttatttggaaatgcaagcttctgcagtgctgctccttcaccagttAGCTGGCAGAGTAGGATCATAGGACagagaatttatagtaaaagatcgtAGTGTCATATAACCGATGTGTTCtattgaataaacctagattgCTCGTAAGTCTTTTATCTTTCaggatgggttgcaggttttgattgattaatatgtaaatcctagaacttcaAGTCAttttctcaagataacttaagcttttatataaaaaagtgacatctcagctcaggcaatTCATTAAAGGTGTAGGTTAGTATCTGAATTTATTCCAGTCttcagtcagactggttctattcccAGAGTAGGAATTTacaaaatgtcacatggattataaaataaaatgactgcctacagattgtgtgctttttgaacaaaatggaatgtatctgcaaatacaattctgcacatgcaaattcaccccgaaatgtgcgtgtgcatgtgagggaaagagagagagtgtgtgtgactctgtgtgtgtgtgtatgagaatgtgtgtatgtgcttgCTTGATAGTGTGCGTGCATGTGGATGTGATGGAGTGCATGCCTCTGAGTGGGTGTGcgcatgggtgtgagtgtggggtttGTATGATTGTGCCTGAAAGAGATCGTGTCTATTAGAGAGGGTCTGCTTGAGTGTGTAGGTATGTAAGAGAATATGTGCGTACGTGTgcttgtgtctgagtgtgtgtgagagagtgtatagtttagtggggttacctgtagtgtgacatgaaccagaGGTCCCAGTTCAGGCTATCTCCAtgagtactgaacttggctatcagcctctgcttgacgACTCTACATTGTTGCATatccaaagtccaccttggaggacagTCAACTGAAGATCCGAAgctgaatgtccctgactgctgaagtgttccatATCTGGGAGGGAACGTCACTCTAGGGCACTTGTTGCATGATGTCCATTTGTCCATTGTCATAGCATCTGCTTAGTCTCGTGTCATCCTTACCTCCAGTGAATCGGGCAGACCACGCTGGCCGAGCTACTTGAACCATAGGGTGGGTAGTGCCCCATGTttaatggtggtatctgtgttGATGCTCTGACATCTTGCCGTAGTTGTCAGAACACGGTtatatggtgttgtggttgatgtcctgaaggctgggcagttttcTGCAAATAATGGTCTGTTTATGGCTTGTAttttgtttaaaggtgagaactGGAGGCATAAGGCAGGCATTTGCTCtaagttctgtgttctatgatctTACTCCaatagctacctgacaaaggagcagcgttctgaaagtttgaactttcaaataaacctgtgggactataacctggtgttgtgtgattttttaactttgtccaccccagtccaacactgacagatccacatcatggctaccatcgacacttaaatgttgtaattgtgctagCTTCCACTACCTCCACAAGCAGCCTAGTCCACACATACATCACTCTCCGCATGAAAAAGGAGAATGGTGCGTGTGTGGAGTGGGCTGCTGGGGGAGTGTTGGAGGTTGGCTGAAACACAGAAAAAAAACTAACACATAAAATATAAAGGCAGAGAATAAACAAAGTTTGCAATCCTTCTTGTTCAGTGCTCAGCCATGGCTGGATCAAGACTCCTTCACCCGATGCTGAGACCATCACCGGTATGAAACAGTTGGCCAGCCTCGTGTCGCTCCACTGCTACCAGAACaagccactctctgtccctcttgccTCCACCCATACCACCACCAGATCAGACCTCGTTGGACTGACCTCACCGATGCTGCTGCTACCAATGCTTCCAGGTCCCACACAAAGGTCCTTACTCCCCTCTGGAACTACTGATATGAATCTGTACTGAACACACCTCAATCTCACCGCCATGTTCTTCAGAAGTACTGAAATAAAGCGTTAAAATTTTTAAGAAGTTAAAATAATGAGAAAACGAGAAGGAGCAACTGAGCTCCATGACCAGGAGTCCAACTCTGCTACTGTCATCCAGCTGAACTATTTTGCCACATTTCCGTCTGGCAACATTGTGCTCCAGCTCTTCCCcgctcccctccaccccccaacccTACCTGGCAAAATGTCTCAAGACTTGTCTTGAGTGAGCTACTTTATTGACATTGCCCTACTGTTCTAATTTGGATCATGGGGCTTCCCTTGCCAATAGCTCAACGGGCTAGACTGCAtaaagttcctcctcatctccggtCAGAATACCCATCTTTCTCCAATTACCCTCCAATTTCCCTTCATTCTATTAGAGCTGGTCTTGTTGACAGTGATTCTAGTTCCAATAGATGAATCAACCTCCCATGTTCATTGATATTGTTAACTGTTCATTCTCTCTTCTCATTTTATCCTTCATGCCTTTGAATTGATCAATCTCATTAAAAAGAAATTTGACTCTCCTGAGCAAGCTAACCCTCCATCTCAGACTTACCTTCCAAGATCGCGGCACAATAGGATGCTTCAGTCAGAGCTCACCTGCTCGCCagctcctcttttctcctctttatagCTTTTGTTGTTCCACcacaacccacccccccccccccccccaacaccccaaaCTTTGGACTGCCCTATGCTGCCTGGGAATGGAGCTGTAGGAGATGTTTGGGGCTCAAAGCTGGGTGGGAGCAGCACACATAGGCTGGGCCCCATGGAGCAGCAGCGGGCTGTGTGGGCTGAGACCTGGGCCCGGAGCAGCAGTAGAACGGACCAGAGCCGGAGCAGCTTCACAGCAAGTCATGGATGGAGGCTGACCCATGAAGGAAGTGTTTTGAGGCCAGCAGGCATGGAGTCATGGTGGAAGGAGAGTAGAACTAAAGTACTTTATGGCCTTTTTATTATCATTCCAGATTTTACACTTTAAAAACACTTGATATATCTGTGACTAGGTACTCTGGTTACAATTTCaagagagctgggagtgagataaGGAGAACTTCTTTGCTCAGACTTTAGGATTTGGATCGTGTTGTCTGGAAGAATGGATTCTATTCAAGATTTCAAAACAGAGGGGTTTACATATTTCAAAGCGATTATTTGGAAAGCTATGGAAAGAGGTCTGCCCGATGCATAATGGGCGAACTGGCCACCTTTTGGACGACAGCCTTTCTATCATATTAATTGGTAACTTAACAAGAGAGGCACACAGGGATGGCATGATGCCGTTTACCCTTTGAGGCTGTTCCACTATTCATTCAGATCATGGCTGCTTTGTAAGTTATCTCCATCGACTCACTTTGCTTCACATCCTTTAATATTTTTGACAGAAAAATCTACTCGTCCAGTTGTGGACTGGACTagactccctcaaaacatttcaagaaggcaacCCAGACCCTAAATTTCTACCTGTTGTAAGCAGCTGTTTACTGGATAtttcaggagtgatgcagctggcccaacaaATCAATTtcaagaaaaaaaacaatttatttataCACAAACAAAAGTAAAccgaatttagaataacataactaATTTAAAACCTAATCGACTCTAATCCTGTTCCAAACACTTTCAACATTCCCATTAAATAGCCCTTGGCAAAGAAAGGTAAATTGAAACATAGGTTCTTACTGGagtgatgtcagagagagagagagagagagagaatcagcatggagATTTTATTTGAACAGCAGCCTCGAAAACTGATTGCATACTAAtatcaaaccaaaccaaaccacagAAGAGCTAAACTGGGAGAACTAATCACTCTCCTTTCATTGTGCAGAAGAaaaacttgcaatcttcttcatgCAGATGATAGACATATTGGAACCTTTGGTTTAATGATCAGTCTGAAAAAAAATGAAGAACAACATAACGGtgttaaaggaacagcatcatcacaccaCCCCCTTGAAAAATGAactatcaatatacaaagatggcttcattttaagaTTCCTCAGTATTACATTGTTAGTGCACTACAACACAGATACACTACATAGACTATGAACATGCAATAATGCACTGCTGCATTCTGTTTTAGTCCATTTACTCCTGCCACCGAATTCCTCAGTTTTGCATCCGAGTCTCGACAATGCACTGGCAATCATGTTTTCTCGTACTGCCACATGCACAACGTTGAAACTGAATGACTATAACAACAAGTTCCACCTAGGCAGTCTGGAACTTTAGTACTTAAAAgttctccacaaacttcaatgaGTTATGATTGTTTTACGTggttgtctcagatacattactggaAACATaaactttgaaatgttgtaactccAACACTAAGGTTTCTTCCCAACTTTTGAATATGattgctgatgaatgttcaatttcctggagatATATCCGATAGTTCTTACCATCTTCTCATCGTCTTCCCACAAGAGCATAGCACTAACACCCACATCAGTCAAAATCGATAGACACCTTGAATGGCTTTTCACAATTTGAAGTAGCTAATACAGAAGCAATGACTAACAGAGCTTTCATGCTGTCAAATAACTGCTAGCAGTGTGTTGTCCACGGAAACCTCTTGACTTGATTTAgtagatcagtgagtggaacagccacactggaggatagcaaatgttgttggcctattcaagaaggggaatagcgACAACACTGGacattatagatcagtgagccttacttcggttgtgggtaaagtattgaaAAGGACTAtatgagagaggatttataatcatcaaaATGGAATAagttgattcaggatagtcaacacggttttgtgaaggattgGTCGTGCCTCGTAATATTTATTGACttcattgagaaggtgaacaAACAGGTGAATGAGCTTAAATCGGTtgatctggtgtatatggatttcggtaaggtatttgataaggttctccacggtaggctattgcataaaacAAGGACAGATTGGATATAAGGTGATTTAGCGGATTGGATCAAAAAATGGCTCGCTGAAAGAATACAATGGATAGTGTTTGataggaaatattcatcctggagttcagttactagtggggtaccgcaaggatctctTTTGGGTTCAGTGTTGTTTGctatttttatttttatagaTGACCTGGATAAGAGCATAGAAGAATGTGTTAGTAAATGTGGGGATGAtgctaaggtcggtggagttgtggatagtgacgaaaggtgttgtaggttacagagagacatagataagctgcagggctGGAATGAGAGAtatcaaatggaatttaatccttgAAATTGTGagataattcactttggaaggagtaacaggattgcagagtactgggctaatgttcagactcttggtagtgtagatgagcagaaagatgACAGTGGCCagatacatagatccttgaaagttgtcacccaggttgattcCGTTGTTAATAAGGTAAATggcatgttagcttttattggtagaggggttGAGTTTTGGAATCACGTGATCATGCTGCTGCTatgcaaaactctggtgcagccacacttggactATTGCATACGGTTCagatcacctcattataggaaggatgtggaagctttggaaagggttcagcaGAAATTTTCTGggattttgcctggtatggagggaaagtcttacgaggaaaggctgaggaacttgaggttgttttcgtaaggtaaaagaaggttgagaggtgacttaattgagacacataagataatccAAGGGTTAGAAAGGTTGGACTTTGAGAGTCATTTTTActtggatggcaatggctagcacaaGTGGACATAGCTTTAACTTGATGGGTGATAGAAAGAGTACAGATGTCACAGGaagttcctttactcagagagtcgtaAGGATGTGGAACATTCTGCCTGCACAGCAGtacactcgccaactttaaggacatttaaatagtcattgaatAGGCATATGTACAAGAATGGATTAGTGTCAGTTAGATGGGCGTCAGACTGGTTCCACAGGTTAGCACAGcactgagggccgaagggcctatactgatTTGTAAAGTCCTATGTTCTATTTCTATTGCTAGACTTTGGTATGAATTTTTGATAAAATCCACTTAATCCCAGGAATCATGATTATACTGTTGTTGTCAATGCTATGGGAATCTCCCCATTTACCTTTGTTTTTGCACTCGGTggagccatttgtccatgtcaaataacatggcccaggaaggtgacttggctTTAGCAAATTCAATTTCAACCAGTTTAATAATCAAACCGGCCTCCCGAAGTGAAGCgaacaattctgataaatgcTGCAAATACTCCTTCGATGTGTGACTAAAAGTCACCAGGTCACCAATAAAAAAAGATTATTCCTGAAATGACGTTATTGGTAGATCTTTAAAATGTGGCTGCCTGATTTTTCAGACTAAATAGCACAACTTTAAACTTATATACTTCATTCGGCGATACAAAAGCCGAAATTGACTTTGCTCTTTCAGACAAAAACACCTgccactaccctctgggcaagTTCACCTTAGAAATAAAAAGTTGTTTGTCTCATCTTTTCAATACGGTAGTGGAATCGgaattgcatcagtcttcataacTGCAGTGACTTTGCAACAGTCCATGCAAAACCGTTGGGTACCATGTGGTTTTGACAACATTACAATGGGTGAGCTCCAGGCACTATAACTCGCTTCAATTATGT of the Chiloscyllium punctatum isolate Juve2018m chromosome 36, sChiPun1.3, whole genome shotgun sequence genome contains:
- the LOC140460496 gene encoding uncharacterized protein isoform X1, with the translated sequence MCGPPEGAKMADANQDLIPEQYTCGICRLALAKEDLQSGTSNQALHQDLREAPHLSSTKYHRIFTMEEKGPLHTRKEPYTCCMCGQGFSQSAGLTNHKCSHTGKKLFICSDCGMGFAQSAHLLRHQWVHTEERPLTCSECGKGCTHSSSLLRHQRVHTEERPFKCPDCEKCYKSTSSLMSHLRVHTNERPFKCPDCEKCYKSSGELMSHQRVHTEERPYKCPNCGKCYKSSGELMSHLRVHTDERPFKCSDCGMCFKRSSNLTSHSHVHTDKRPFRCSHCGTTFRQSSQLTKHQRVHTGERPFTCNECGKGFTQSSHLLTHQLVHTDKRPFKCSDCGKCFKSSRELIHHYHVHTEERAFACPDCGKCFKSSGELMRHQRVHTEERPFRCPHCGAGFKRSSDLIVHQRIHTGERPFSCMECGKGFTHSSNLLRHQRVHK
- the LOC140460496 gene encoding uncharacterized protein isoform X3; protein product: MWDLQVVSRSLRALAKEDLQSGTSNQALHQDLREAPHLSSTKYHRIFTMEEKGPLHTRKEPYTCCMCGQGFSQSAGLTNHKCSHTGKKLFICSDCGMGFAQSAHLLRHQWVHTEERPLTCSECGKGCTHSSSLLRHQRVHTEERPFKCPDCEKCYKSTSSLMSHLRVHTNERPFKCPDCEKCYKSSGELMSHQRVHTEERPYKCPNCGKCYKSSGELMSHLRVHTDERPFKCSDCGMCFKRSSNLTSHSHVHTDKRPFRCSHCGTTFRQSSQLTKHQRVHTGERPFTCNECGKGFTQSSHLLTHQLVHTDKRPFKCSDCGKCFKSSRELIHHYHVHTEERAFACPDCGKCFKSSGELMRHQRVHTEERPFRCPHCGAGFKRSSDLIVHQRIHTGERPFSCMECGKGFTHSSNLLRHQRVHK
- the LOC140460496 gene encoding uncharacterized protein isoform X2, translated to MCGPPEGAKMADANQDLIPEQYTCGICRALAKEDLQSGTSNQALHQDLREAPHLSSTKYHRIFTMEEKGPLHTRKEPYTCCMCGQGFSQSAGLTNHKCSHTGKKLFICSDCGMGFAQSAHLLRHQWVHTEERPLTCSECGKGCTHSSSLLRHQRVHTEERPFKCPDCEKCYKSTSSLMSHLRVHTNERPFKCPDCEKCYKSSGELMSHQRVHTEERPYKCPNCGKCYKSSGELMSHLRVHTDERPFKCSDCGMCFKRSSNLTSHSHVHTDKRPFRCSHCGTTFRQSSQLTKHQRVHTGERPFTCNECGKGFTQSSHLLTHQLVHTDKRPFKCSDCGKCFKSSRELIHHYHVHTEERAFACPDCGKCFKSSGELMRHQRVHTEERPFRCPHCGAGFKRSSDLIVHQRIHTGERPFSCMECGKGFTHSSNLLRHQRVHK
- the LOC140460496 gene encoding uncharacterized protein isoform X4, translating into MEEKGPLHTRKEPYTCCMCGQGFSQSAGLTNHKCSHTGKKLFICSDCGMGFAQSAHLLRHQWVHTEERPLTCSECGKGCTHSSSLLRHQRVHTEERPFKCPDCEKCYKSTSSLMSHLRVHTNERPFKCPDCEKCYKSSGELMSHQRVHTEERPYKCPNCGKCYKSSGELMSHLRVHTDERPFKCSDCGMCFKRSSNLTSHSHVHTDKRPFRCSHCGTTFRQSSQLTKHQRVHTGERPFTCNECGKGFTQSSHLLTHQLVHTDKRPFKCSDCGKCFKSSRELIHHYHVHTEERAFACPDCGKCFKSSGELMRHQRVHTEERPFRCPHCGAGFKRSSDLIVHQRIHTGERPFSCMECGKGFTHSSNLLRHQRVHK